AGAGAATTACAGCAGAAATTGGGCAATATGGTTCAACTGAACAAGAATATTTATGATCAATTGACAAGCAGTTTTTCATTTCTGAAAGATTTACCGTCCCGATTTCGGGATGCAGGACTGGAAGCGCAACAGCGAATAATAGGTTCGATATTTCCCGGAAAGTTGTTTTTTTCAGAAAATAAAGTTCGAACCTCCAAAGTGAACGAAGTAGTGACTCTGTTTGCCAGTATCGGCGCACCATTCGGGAGAAATAAAAAAGGACGTTTCTGCGAAAAAGCAGAAACGTCCTTTGAGGTGATCCAGCTGGGATTCGAACCCAGGACCCCATCCTTAAAAGGGATGTGCTCTACCTGCTGAGCTACTGAATCCTTTCGTTTTGGGAGTGCAAAGATATAAAAAATTTTAATCGACCAAAATATTTTTGAAAAAGACGCAAAAAATGTTGGATTTATTTTTCAACACGCTATGTTTATGAACTTTCATCGGCTGATCACTGTTCACTTAAATATAAATTGTATAATTGCAGAAATTTGAGACCGGATGAGTTTGAAAGGTAAAGTAGTGATTGTTACTGGTGCTTCTTCAGGAATAGGGGAGGCTTTGAGCCGTCAGCTGATGAAAGGCGGGGCCAGACTTGTTATGGCGGCGCGCAATGATGAGAAAATGAAAGCCATTGCGGCTGAATTTCCTGATGCCGACGTATTGGTGGTGAAAGCCGATGTGAGTCGCCGTGAAGATTGCGCAAGAATGATTTCTGAGACCGTGAGCCGATTTGGAGGCATTGATGTGTTGATCAACAATGCTGGCATGAGTATGCGGGCTATTTTCGAAGATCTGGACTTGAATGTGATTGATCAGCTTATGAATGTAAATTTCTGGGGAACAGTCTTTTGCACACGCGAAGCCATTCCGCATTTGTTGAAATCAAAAGGCAGTGTGGTGGGAGTCTCTTCCATTGCCGGATTTCAGGGATTGCCCGCGCGAACTGGTTATTCGTCATCAAAATTTGCCATGCATGGCTTTCTGAATACGCTCCGTGTTGAAACGCTGAATCAGGGTTTGCATGTTATGATTGCCTGTCCGGGATTTACCGAGTCGAATATCCGAAATACCGCGCTGACAGCCGATGGAAGTCCGCAAGGCACAACACCGCTCGACGAAAAGCATCTGATGAGTGCTCAAGATGTCGCTAACAGAATTATTCGCGGCATCGAAAAAAGAAAACGCACTTTGGTTATGACAACTCAGGGAAAACTCGTAGTTTTGTTGGGGAAATTTTTCCCCAAGTGGGTTGATAAGATGACTTACAAGACCATGAAAAAAGAAAAAAATTCACCGCTGAAATAAAACCAATAAAATAGATCACTATGGCAACTGAAAAAATCAAAATTCTTCCAATGGAAGGATGCAGTCTGATAAGATTTGGCGCTTCTGAGAATGATGTAATCAATGTCATTGGCGAGCCCGATGAGCGCGAAAATATCGACGACGAGGATTACAACAGCGAAATCTGGTATTACGATGAAAAAGGCGTAACACTCTTTCTCGACGAGATGGAAGATGACGGATTGCTTGTGTCGGGCATCGAATTGGAAAATGACAATTTTGAACTCGAAGGTGTGTCCCTCATTGGAAAAACAATTGATGAGATTAAGGCGCTCGCCGAAAAACTCAAATACGGCGAAGCCGATGTCGAAAAAGAAGAGTGGGGCGAATTCCGTCTTTCATACGAAGACAAGCTGCTCGACTTCTACTTCGATGAGAGCAAAAAGCTCATCAGTGTGAGTCTGGGTATGGAATAACAGTTGTGCGAAGTATACAGCGCTGTGCGAAGTTTTAAAACTTCGCACAACTTACATATACATCGGATGGTGCTTCAGCACAACGTCGCGCAGAAATTCGCGACTTAGATGTGTGTAAATTTCTGTTGTAGTAATGCTCGCGTGTCCAAGCAATTCCTGTACAGCGCGCAGATCGGCACCGTTTTCAACCAGATGCGTTGCAAATGAATGTCTGAATGTATGTGGGCTGATGTTCTTTTTTATTCCTGCTGCTTCGGCCAGTATTTTCACCAGATTGAAGACCGATGCTCGTGTAAGCTGCTTTCCGCGCTGATTTAGGAAAATGAAATGTTCATGACTCCGTACAACAGGAAAAAATACACGACTTTTTTCAATATATAATTTCAATGCTTTTATTGCCTCTTGTCCGATGGGGACCAATCTTTCCTTGTTTCCTTTTCCGATCACACGAATGAATTCATCATCAAAATAAAGGTCGGCAAATGAAAGATTCACCAGTTCCGTCACTCGAAGACCGCATGCATACAAGGTTTCAATGATGGCTTTGTTGCGGTGCCCGTCAGCTTTTGAAAGATCAATGCATGTAAGCATTTTTTCAATTTCTTCAAGCGAAAGCACTGTCGGCAAATGTTTTCCAAGGCGCGGCAGCTCAATCAATTCTGTTGGATTTCCATTGGTGATGCCATCCATAAAACAGAAAGCAAAATACGATTTGAGTCCTGAAATAATGCGCGCCTGTGAACTTGGTGCCAGCGAAATATCACTCAGCCATTGCACAAAGGAATGAATATCATTTTTATTGATGTCGCGCAGTGGTTTATTCGAAGCTATTTGCTCGTTCCAGCGCATGAACAGGCCGACATCGTGAATATAAGCTTCTATCGAATGCTCAGACAGCGACTTTTCAAGCATCAGAAAAGTGGAGAAACTTCTCAGTACCGGATCAGTAATATTACGCGTTTTCATGCAGCAGTTTCTGTAATGCAAGCATCTCGTCGCGATGATGAGCCGCAGTGATGAAATCTAAATCCTTCGCGGCTTTTTCCATCTCTTTCTTTACTACAACAATTCGTTTCTTTAGTGCATCCTTCGACATGTAGGGCACAAGCGGATCTGCAGCGAGTTTCATGTCTTCCGGCTCAACATAATATTTCATTCCGACTTTGCGCGTTCCTTCGAAACCATCTCCCAGAGCTTTATGGACAGTGACCGGCGTAATGTTGTTTACCTTATTGTACTCAAGTTGTTTGGCCCTTCGTCTGTCTGTCTCCGCAATCATTTTCTGCATCGAATTCGTGGTTTTCATTGCATATAGAATCACACGACTTTTAATGTTGCGGGCCGCACGGCCTGCTGTCTGAATGAGACTTCGTTCATTGCGGAGAAACCCTTCTTTGTCTGCATCAAGAATGGCTACCAGTGTGACTTCCGGAAGATCAAGTCCTTCACGTAAAAGATTTACACCTACTACAACTTTAATATCTCCTCGCCGCAATTCCTGCAAAATGTCAATCCGGTCAAAAGTATCAACATCGCTGTGAATATATTTGCAGGGAATATTCAGCTCGAACATATATTTTGTAAGCTCTTCGGCCATACGCTTGGTCAGCGTTGTCACAAGTGTACGTTCATCATTTTCGATCTGAATCTTCACTTCATTGAGCAAATCATCCACCTGATTCACCGAAGGCCGCACCAACACTCTGGGATCAGGAATTCCGGTCGGACGGATAACCTGTTCGATGTAGGCGCCTTCGCATTTCATAAACTCATAATCAGCGGGCGTTGCCGAAACAAAAATAGTTTGATTCAGCAAAGCCTCAAACTCATCAAATTTCAATGGTCGGTTGTCCATGGCCGATGCCAGGCGAAATCCGAAATCAACGAGAACTTGTTTACGAGAGCGGTCACCACCATACATACCACGCACCTGCGGGATGGTTGCATGACTTTCATCAACAACCAGAAGAAAATCATCCGGAAAGTAATCCATCAGACAATAAGGTCTGGAGCCGGGTTTACGGCCATCGAAGTAACGCGAATAATTTTCAATCCCGGAACAATAGCCAAGTTCCTTCATCATCTCAAGATCATAATTCACGCGATCTTCAAGACGCTTGGCTTCAATATCTTTTCCTATTTGTCGCAGAAAATCGCACTGACCGCCAAGATCAACATATATCTCGTTCAGCGCAGAAGCAAGTTTATCCCGGGTAGTCATAAAAATGCTGGCTGGGAAAATTCGCAGCGCATCCATTTTTTCTCCACTTCGGCCGGTTACAGGATCAAACGATGAAATGGTCTCTATTTCATTATCGAAAAAAATGATGCGATAAGCAGTGTCGGCATAAGCAGGATAAACATCCAGAGTGTCGCCTTTAAGCCTGAAATTTCCTCGTTTCAACTCAATGTCATTGCGCGAATACAAAGCTTCTACGAGCGCATTGATAACAAATTTCACCGACTTCTTTTCACCGGTTTCAATCTCCAGTACATGCGTTGAAAAGTCTTGTGGATTACCGATACCGTAAATGCACGAAACCGATGAAACCACAATTACATCTCGTCTTCCGCTCAGCAAAGAGGATGTGGCGCTCAGTCGAAATTTCTCAATTTCCTCGTTTATACTAAGATCTTTTT
This genomic stretch from Bacteroidetes bacterium GWF2_43_63 harbors:
- a CDS encoding site-specific tyrosine recombinase XerD: MKTRNITDPVLRSFSTFLMLEKSLSEHSIEAYIHDVGLFMRWNEQIASNKPLRDINKNDIHSFVQWLSDISLAPSSQARIISGLKSYFAFCFMDGITNGNPTELIELPRLGKHLPTVLSLEEIEKMLTCIDLSKADGHRNKAIIETLYACGLRVTELVNLSFADLYFDDEFIRVIGKGNKERLVPIGQEAIKALKLYIEKSRVFFPVVRSHEHFIFLNQRGKQLTRASVFNLVKILAEAAGIKKNISPHTFRHSFATHLVENGADLRAVQELLGHASITTTEIYTHLSREFLRDVVLKHHPMYM
- a CDS encoding short chain dehydrogenase translates to MSLKGKVVIVTGASSGIGEALSRQLMKGGARLVMAARNDEKMKAIAAEFPDADVLVVKADVSRREDCARMISETVSRFGGIDVLINNAGMSMRAIFEDLDLNVIDQLMNVNFWGTVFCTREAIPHLLKSKGSVVGVSSIAGFQGLPARTGYSSSKFAMHGFLNTLRVETLNQGLHVMIACPGFTESNIRNTALTADGSPQGTTPLDEKHLMSAQDVANRIIRGIEKRKRTLVMTTQGKLVVLLGKFFPKWVDKMTYKTMKKEKNSPLK
- a CDS encoding excinuclease ABC subunit B — its product is MKNFELISDFVPTGDQPEAIRQLTNGLNDGEPFQTLLGVTGSGKTFTIANVVANVNRPTLVLSHNKTLAAQLYSEFKQFFPENAVEYFVSYYDYYQPEAYLPISDTYIEKDLSINEEIEKFRLSATSSLLSGRRDVIVVSSVSCIYGIGNPQDFSTHVLEIETGEKKSVKFVINALVEALYSRNDIELKRGNFRLKGDTLDVYPAYADTAYRIIFFDNEIETISSFDPVTGRSGEKMDALRIFPASIFMTTRDKLASALNEIYVDLGGQCDFLRQIGKDIEAKRLEDRVNYDLEMMKELGYCSGIENYSRYFDGRKPGSRPYCLMDYFPDDFLLVVDESHATIPQVRGMYGGDRSRKQVLVDFGFRLASAMDNRPLKFDEFEALLNQTIFVSATPADYEFMKCEGAYIEQVIRPTGIPDPRVLVRPSVNQVDDLLNEVKIQIENDERTLVTTLTKRMAEELTKYMFELNIPCKYIHSDVDTFDRIDILQELRRGDIKVVVGVNLLREGLDLPEVTLVAILDADKEGFLRNERSLIQTAGRAARNIKSRVILYAMKTTNSMQKMIAETDRRRAKQLEYNKVNNITPVTVHKALGDGFEGTRKVGMKYYVEPEDMKLAADPLVPYMSKDALKKRIVVVKKEMEKAAKDLDFITAAHHRDEMLALQKLLHENA